A stretch of Paracoccus sp. N5 DNA encodes these proteins:
- a CDS encoding NYN domain-containing protein, whose translation MFYKDDRLALFIDGSNLYAAAKSLGFDIDYKLLRQEFERRGKLIRAYYYTALLENEDYSPIRPLVDWLHYNGYSMVTKPAREYTDALGRRKVKGNMDVELVINAMELAPRLDHAVLFSGDGDFRPLVEALQRQGVRVSVVSTMRSQPPMIADELRRQADNFIELDALRDIIGRPPREAAPAQDA comes from the coding sequence GTGTTTTACAAGGATGATCGGCTGGCGTTGTTCATCGACGGGTCGAACCTTTACGCCGCGGCGAAGTCGCTGGGCTTCGACATCGACTACAAGCTGCTGCGGCAGGAATTCGAGCGGCGCGGCAAGCTGATCCGCGCCTATTACTACACGGCCCTGCTGGAAAACGAGGATTATTCACCGATCCGCCCGCTGGTCGACTGGCTGCATTACAACGGCTATTCCATGGTGACGAAGCCTGCCCGCGAATACACCGATGCGCTTGGCCGTCGCAAGGTCAAGGGCAACATGGACGTGGAGCTGGTCATCAACGCCATGGAACTGGCGCCGCGGCTGGACCATGCGGTGCTGTTTTCCGGCGACGGCGACTTCCGCCCGCTGGTCGAGGCGTTGCAGCGCCAGGGCGTGCGGGTCTCGGTGGTCTCGACCATGCGTTCGCAGCCGCCGATGATCGCGGACGAGCTGCGCCGCCAGGCCGACAATTTCATCGAGCTGGACGCGCTGCGCGACATCATCGGCCGGCCGCCGCGCGAAGCCGCGCCGGCGCAGGACGCCTGA
- the folK gene encoding 2-amino-4-hydroxy-6-hydroxymethyldihydropteridine diphosphokinase: MSRNPNQNAKLALVALGANLPSSAGVPAETIRFALDKLLKIPQVQPCAISRFWITPAFPAGSGPDYVNGAVSFACDLPPARILAVLHEIEAEFGRTRGGARWQARGLDLDLLALDGLVLPDAATQDHWRGLPPEEQPRHAPPELILPHPRMQDRGFVLAPLAEIAPDWRHPRLGLTVAQMLAALPAGALAGMKPLTA; encoded by the coding sequence ATGTCCCGAAACCCAAACCAGAACGCGAAACTAGCCTTGGTGGCGCTGGGTGCAAACCTGCCTAGTTCGGCAGGTGTCCCGGCGGAAACAATCCGATTCGCGCTGGATAAGCTGCTGAAAATACCCCAGGTCCAGCCATGTGCAATCAGCCGTTTCTGGATCACCCCGGCTTTTCCGGCCGGTTCCGGTCCCGATTACGTGAACGGAGCGGTTTCCTTCGCCTGCGACCTGCCGCCGGCCCGGATTCTGGCGGTATTGCACGAAATTGAGGCAGAATTCGGCCGCACCCGCGGAGGCGCGCGCTGGCAGGCGCGCGGCCTGGACCTGGACCTGCTGGCGCTGGACGGGCTGGTGCTGCCCGATGCCGCGACCCAGGATCATTGGCGCGGCTTGCCGCCCGAGGAACAGCCGCGGCATGCGCCGCCTGAATTGATCCTGCCGCATCCGCGGATGCAGGACCGCGGCTTCGTGCTGGCGCCCCTGGCCGAGATCGCGCCGGACTGGCGCCATCCGCGCCTGGGGCTGACGGTGGCGCAGATGCTGGCGGCCTTGCCAGCGGGCGCGCTGGCGGGTATGAAGCCCCTGACCGCTTGA
- the rpoZ gene encoding DNA-directed RNA polymerase subunit omega, whose product MARVTVEDCVDKVPNRFDLVMLAAHRAREIAAGSPLTVDRDNDKNPVVSLREIADETQPVDELRERMIESSQTQIEVDEPEEDAMALLLGAEIDRPKPADEESEERMLRMMLDAQGRN is encoded by the coding sequence ATGGCCCGCGTGACAGTCGAAGATTGCGTCGACAAGGTTCCGAACCGCTTTGACCTGGTGATGCTGGCCGCCCATCGTGCGCGTGAAATCGCCGCGGGCAGCCCGCTGACCGTCGACCGCGACAATGACAAGAATCCCGTGGTCTCGCTGCGCGAGATCGCCGACGAGACCCAGCCCGTCGATGAGCTGCGCGAGCGCATGATCGAATCCAGCCAGACCCAGATCGAGGTCGACGAGCCGGAAGAGGATGCGATGGCGCTGCTGCTGGGCGCCGAGATCGACCGCCCGAAACCCGCCGACGAAGAGTCGGAGGAGCGCATGCTGCGCATGATGCTGGACGCGCAAGGCAGGAACTGA
- a CDS encoding bifunctional (p)ppGpp synthetase/guanosine-3',5'-bis(diphosphate) 3'-pyrophosphohydrolase — protein sequence MIDVEDLIALIRNYNPRTNAELIRDAYEYGRRMHEGQFRHSGEAYFTHPVAVAAILTEMRLDDATIVTALLHDTIEDTRSTWAEVAQMFGREIADLVDGVTKLTNLQLSGAHSKQAENFRKLFMAMSRDLRVILVKLADRLHNMRTIKSMRPDKQQQKARETMDIFAPLAGRMGMQWMREELEDLAFKVINPEARNSIIRRFVSLQRESGDVIPKITADIRAELEREGIEADVYGRAKRPFSIWRKMQEKQLSFSRLSDIYGFRIITRTEPDCYRTLGVIHHRWRAVPGRFKDYISQPKANGYRSIHTTVSGRDGKRVEVQIRTRQMHEVAESGVAAHWAYRDGARTENPFAVDPGEWIASLTERFGEEDHDEFLEHVKLEMYSDQVFCFSPKGDVIPLPKGATPLDFAYAIHTRLGSSCVGAKVDGIRVPLWTRLKNGQSVEIIAASGQRPQATWLDIVVTGRAKAAIRRSLRQEDRTRFIRLGSELVRVAFEHVGRKVSDKALRTAARTMALPDTDELLARIGSAEISAHDVLSTLYPELASARSEIDARRAVAGLEADQEFTRAPCCNPLPGERIVGITYRGKGVVIHAIDCPVLAEFEDSPERWVDLHWREGQHPAAYSTMLSLTIRHDAGVLGRICTLIGAQGANISDLEFIDRKPDFYRLRIEVELRGREHLHALLTALEAESDVAQVSRIRDPSAHLA from the coding sequence ATGATCGACGTCGAAGACCTGATCGCGCTCATTCGCAACTACAACCCGCGCACCAATGCCGAGTTGATCCGCGACGCCTATGAATACGGGCGTCGCATGCACGAGGGCCAGTTCCGCCACTCGGGCGAGGCCTATTTCACCCATCCCGTCGCCGTCGCCGCCATCCTGACCGAGATGCGGCTGGACGATGCGACCATCGTCACCGCGCTTCTGCACGACACGATCGAGGACACGCGCTCGACCTGGGCCGAGGTGGCGCAGATGTTCGGCCGCGAGATCGCCGATCTGGTCGATGGCGTCACCAAGCTGACCAATTTGCAACTCAGCGGCGCGCACAGCAAGCAGGCCGAGAATTTCCGCAAGCTTTTCATGGCGATGTCGCGCGATCTTCGCGTGATCCTGGTCAAGCTGGCCGACCGGCTGCACAATATGCGCACCATCAAGTCCATGCGCCCCGACAAGCAGCAGCAGAAGGCGCGCGAGACCATGGACATCTTCGCGCCGCTGGCAGGCCGGATGGGCATGCAATGGATGCGCGAAGAGCTTGAGGACCTCGCCTTCAAGGTCATCAACCCCGAGGCGCGCAATTCGATCATCCGCCGCTTCGTCAGCCTGCAACGCGAATCCGGTGACGTGATCCCCAAGATCACCGCCGACATCCGTGCCGAGCTGGAACGCGAGGGCATCGAGGCCGATGTCTATGGCCGCGCCAAGCGCCCGTTCAGCATCTGGCGCAAGATGCAGGAAAAGCAGCTGTCCTTCTCGCGCCTGTCGGACATCTACGGCTTCCGCATCATCACCCGGACCGAGCCCGACTGCTATCGCACGCTGGGCGTGATCCACCATCGCTGGCGCGCGGTGCCGGGCCGGTTCAAGGACTATATCAGCCAGCCCAAGGCCAACGGCTATCGCTCGATCCACACCACGGTTTCGGGCCGCGACGGCAAGCGGGTCGAGGTGCAGATCCGCACCCGCCAGATGCACGAGGTCGCGGAATCGGGCGTGGCGGCGCATTGGGCCTATCGCGACGGCGCCCGCACCGAGAACCCCTTCGCCGTCGATCCGGGCGAATGGATCGCCAGCCTGACCGAGCGTTTCGGCGAAGAGGACCACGACGAATTCCTCGAGCATGTGAAGCTCGAGATGTATTCCGACCAGGTGTTCTGCTTCTCGCCCAAGGGCGACGTGATCCCGCTGCCGAAAGGGGCGACGCCGCTGGATTTCGCCTATGCGATCCATACCCGGCTGGGCTCGTCCTGCGTCGGCGCCAAGGTCGACGGCATCCGCGTGCCCTTGTGGACGCGGCTCAAGAACGGGCAATCGGTCGAGATCATCGCTGCCTCGGGCCAGCGCCCGCAGGCGACCTGGCTCGACATCGTCGTCACCGGCCGCGCCAAGGCCGCCATCCGCCGCAGCCTGCGGCAGGAGGACCGGACGCGCTTCATCCGCCTCGGCTCGGAACTGGTGCGGGTGGCCTTCGAGCATGTCGGCCGCAAGGTCAGCGACAAGGCGCTGCGCACCGCCGCGCGCACCATGGCGCTGCCCGATACCGACGAGCTGCTGGCCCGGATCGGCAGCGCCGAGATCTCGGCCCATGACGTGCTCTCGACGCTTTACCCCGAACTCGCCTCGGCCCGGAGCGAGATCGACGCCCGCCGCGCCGTCGCCGGGCTCGAGGCCGACCAGGAATTCACCCGTGCGCCCTGCTGCAACCCGCTGCCGGGCGAGCGCATCGTCGGCATCACCTATCGCGGCAAGGGCGTGGTGATCCATGCCATCGACTGCCCGGTGCTGGCCGAATTCGAGGACAGCCCGGAACGCTGGGTCGACCTGCATTGGCGCGAGGGCCAGCACCCGGCCGCCTATTCGACCATGCTGTCGCTGACCATCCGCCATGACGCCGGCGTGCTGGGCCGGATCTGCACGCTGATCGGCGCGCAGGGGGCGAATATCTCGGACCTGGAATTCATCGACCGCAAGCCGGATTTCTATCGCCTGCGGATCGAGGTCGAGCTGCGCGGCCGCGAGCATCTGCATGCGCTGCTGACCGCGCTCGAGGCGGAAAGCGACGTGGCCCAGGTCTCGCGCATCCGCGATCCCTCCGCGCATCTGGCCTGA
- a CDS encoding DUF2062 domain-containing protein, whose translation MFKRRKPLSYAQMWTEMFYPRSGWKRASKYVLHRLRRLPDRPHRVARGWAAGIFVSFTPFFGFHLMGAALIAWIIRGNILAALLGTFVGNPLTTPFVALTATGLGRWILGVEGKFTPHLIFEEFTRAGSELWNNLLAPVTDRVAHWDQLLQFNEQIFTPYMVGGVIEGLPICIAIHYLTVPVIKAYHRHREKQMAERIARAKARRAAELASRAQPSKTQPVAQGIPAHAGDQQRPAQGGSAGKGA comes from the coding sequence ATGTTCAAGCGCAGGAAACCGCTGAGCTACGCTCAGATGTGGACCGAGATGTTCTATCCCCGCTCGGGCTGGAAGCGGGCGTCGAAATACGTGCTGCACCGGCTGCGGCGGCTGCCCGACCGGCCGCATCGCGTGGCGCGGGGCTGGGCGGCGGGGATCTTCGTCTCGTTCACGCCCTTCTTCGGCTTTCACCTGATGGGGGCGGCGCTGATCGCCTGGATCATCCGCGGCAATATCCTCGCGGCGCTTTTGGGCACTTTCGTCGGCAATCCGCTGACCACGCCCTTCGTGGCGCTGACCGCGACCGGGCTGGGCCGCTGGATCCTGGGGGTCGAGGGCAAGTTCACCCCGCATCTGATCTTCGAGGAATTCACCCGCGCCGGCAGCGAACTGTGGAACAACCTGCTGGCGCCGGTGACCGATCGCGTCGCGCATTGGGACCAGCTCTTGCAGTTCAACGAGCAGATCTTCACGCCCTATATGGTCGGCGGCGTGATCGAGGGCCTGCCGATCTGCATCGCCATCCACTATCTGACGGTGCCGGTCATCAAGGCCTATCACCGCCACCGCGAAAAGCAGATGGCCGAGCGCATCGCCCGCGCCAAGGCCCGCCGCGCCGCCGAGCTGGCCTCAAGGGCCCAGCCCTCAAAAACCCAGCCGGTCGCGCAGGGAATACCAGCCCATGCCGGCGACCAGCAGCGGCCAGCGCAGGGCGGCTCCGCCGGGAAAGGGGCGTGA
- a CDS encoding FAD-binding oxidoreductase, giving the protein MNLLFSNDRLGEYPPSLYAATRAPLPAFPQQRGEARADVVVVGAGYTGLSAALHLAEAGLDVMVLEAHRVGFGASGRNGGQLGSGQRLEVDELERLAGVPAAHRLWDMAEEAKALTRDLAARSGVPVADGIAHAFRKPAEFDHARGMIEKLARDYAYARIEALDRDAFRALVPSAAYIAGELDHGAGHLDPLGLALGMARLADAAGAQIRELSHVHHIRHGRAGEKSIVQTGKGRVICDHVILAANGYLGHLDMRIAARVMPINNFIVATEPLGARAAEVLTRPIGVHDTKFVVNYWRLDPEGRLIFGGGENVSYRFPKDIAAKVRKPLLEIYPGLADIRLTHAWGGTLAITMNRMPCFARPAPNCLSASGYSGHGLALATLAGKLMAQAVAGQAQGFDTMAALPSRPFPGGAALRWPLLVAGMGWYSLRDRLGF; this is encoded by the coding sequence ATGAACCTGCTGTTTTCCAACGACCGGCTGGGGGAATATCCGCCGAGCCTTTACGCCGCGACGCGCGCGCCGCTGCCGGCCTTTCCGCAGCAGCGCGGCGAGGCGCGGGCCGATGTCGTCGTGGTGGGCGCGGGCTACACCGGGCTTTCGGCGGCGCTGCATCTGGCCGAGGCGGGACTCGACGTCATGGTGCTGGAGGCGCATCGCGTCGGCTTCGGCGCCTCGGGGCGCAATGGCGGCCAGCTCGGCTCGGGGCAGCGGCTGGAGGTCGATGAGCTGGAGCGGCTGGCCGGCGTTCCGGCCGCGCATCGGCTGTGGGACATGGCCGAAGAGGCCAAGGCCCTGACCCGCGATCTGGCCGCGCGCTCGGGCGTGCCGGTCGCCGATGGCATCGCCCATGCCTTTCGCAAGCCGGCCGAGTTCGACCATGCCCGCGGCATGATCGAGAAGCTGGCGCGCGATTACGCTTACGCGCGCATCGAGGCGCTGGACCGGGATGCGTTCCGGGCGCTGGTGCCCTCGGCGGCCTATATCGCCGGCGAGCTCGATCATGGCGCCGGGCATCTCGATCCGCTGGGCCTGGCACTTGGCATGGCGCGGCTGGCCGATGCGGCCGGGGCGCAGATCCGCGAACTGAGCCATGTCCATCACATCCGCCACGGCCGGGCGGGCGAGAAGAGCATCGTGCAGACCGGCAAGGGCCGGGTCATCTGCGACCATGTCATCCTGGCCGCGAATGGCTATCTGGGCCATCTGGACATGCGGATCGCCGCGCGGGTGATGCCGATCAACAATTTCATCGTCGCGACCGAGCCGCTGGGCGCGCGGGCGGCCGAGGTTCTGACCCGGCCCATCGGCGTGCATGACACGAAATTCGTGGTGAATTACTGGCGGCTGGACCCCGAGGGCCGGCTGATCTTTGGCGGCGGCGAGAATGTCAGCTATCGCTTCCCGAAGGACATCGCCGCCAAGGTGCGAAAGCCGCTCTTGGAGATCTATCCCGGGCTGGCCGACATCAGGCTGACCCATGCCTGGGGCGGCACGCTGGCGATCACCATGAACCGGATGCCCTGTTTTGCCCGGCCGGCGCCGAACTGCCTGTCGGCCAGCGGCTATTCCGGGCATGGGCTGGCGCTGGCGACGCTGGCCGGCAAGCTGATGGCGCAGGCGGTGGCGGGTCAGGCGCAGGGTTTCGACACCATGGCCGCCCTGCCCTCACGCCCCTTTCCCGGCGGAGCCGCCCTGCGCTGGCCGCTGCTGGTCGCCGGCATGGGCTGGTATTCCCTGCGCGACCGGCTGGGTTTTTGA
- a CDS encoding glutamine synthetase family protein, with the protein MRSHWIDETPQAAQDYVAGRRLDEVECIVADIAGVARGKAMPASKFAHQERFYLPNSIFLQTITGDWADNPSGAFTEPDMILTPDFSTATAAPWTADVTLQVIHDVSDQSGRPVPIAPRNVLKRVLELYRQKGWKPIVAPEMEFFLVARNIDPNQPIMPPMGRSGRRAAAKQAYSMSAVDEYGKVIDDIYDFAEAQGFEIDGILQEGGAGQVEINLNHGDPVHLADQIFYFKRLIREAALRHDCFATFMAKPIEGEPGSAMHIHHSVVGLEDGRNIFSDPQGRETPAFLHFIAGMQKHLPAAVALLAPYVNSYRRYVPDFAAPINLEWGRDNRTTGLRVPISGPEARRLENRLAGMDCNPYLGLAASLACGYLGLCEQENPRAECLGDAYMSEDELPYNLGDALDLMAESAPMREVLGSEFVAVYQAVKRNEYKEFLQVISPWEREHLLLNV; encoded by the coding sequence ATGAGATCGCACTGGATCGACGAGACCCCGCAGGCCGCACAGGATTACGTCGCCGGCCGCCGGCTGGACGAGGTCGAATGCATCGTCGCCGACATCGCCGGGGTGGCGCGCGGCAAGGCCATGCCGGCCTCGAAATTCGCGCATCAGGAACGGTTCTACCTGCCGAACTCGATCTTTTTGCAGACCATCACCGGGGACTGGGCCGACAACCCCTCGGGCGCCTTCACCGAACCGGACATGATCCTGACGCCGGATTTTTCCACCGCGACGGCGGCGCCCTGGACGGCGGACGTGACCTTGCAGGTGATCCACGACGTCTCGGACCAGTCCGGCAGGCCGGTGCCCATTGCGCCGCGCAATGTGCTGAAGCGCGTGCTCGAACTCTATCGGCAGAAGGGCTGGAAGCCCATCGTCGCGCCCGAGATGGAATTCTTTCTGGTCGCGCGCAACATCGACCCGAACCAGCCGATCATGCCGCCCATGGGCCGCTCGGGCCGGCGGGCGGCGGCGAAGCAGGCCTATTCCATGTCGGCGGTGGACGAATACGGCAAGGTCATCGACGACATCTACGACTTCGCCGAGGCGCAGGGTTTCGAGATCGACGGCATCCTGCAGGAGGGCGGCGCCGGCCAGGTCGAGATCAACCTGAACCACGGCGACCCGGTGCATCTGGCCGACCAGATCTTCTATTTCAAGCGGCTGATCCGCGAGGCGGCGCTGCGCCACGACTGTTTCGCCACCTTCATGGCCAAGCCCATCGAGGGCGAGCCCGGCAGCGCCATGCACATCCACCATTCGGTGGTCGGGCTGGAGGATGGCCGCAACATCTTTTCCGACCCGCAGGGCCGCGAGACGCCGGCCTTCCTGCATTTCATCGCCGGGATGCAGAAGCACCTGCCGGCGGCGGTGGCGCTGCTCGCGCCCTATGTCAACAGCTATCGCCGCTATGTCCCTGATTTCGCGGCACCGATCAACCTAGAATGGGGCCGCGACAACCGCACCACCGGGCTGCGCGTGCCGATCTCCGGCCCCGAGGCGCGGCGGCTGGAAAACCGCCTGGCGGGAATGGATTGCAACCCCTATCTGGGTCTCGCCGCCAGCCTTGCCTGCGGCTATCTGGGGCTCTGCGAACAGGAAAACCCGCGCGCGGAATGCCTGGGCGACGCCTATATGTCCGAGGACGAGCTGCCCTATAACCTAGGCGACGCGCTGGACCTGATGGCCGAGAGCGCGCCGATGCGCGAGGTGCTGGGATCCGAGTTCGTTGCGGTCTATCAGGCGGTGAAGCGCAACGAATACAAGGAGTTCCTGCAAGTCATCAGCCCGTGGGAGCGTGAGCATCTGCTGCTGAACGTGTGA
- a CDS encoding type 1 glutamine amidotransferase, giving the protein MRIGILKCGQSPEVIRGELGDYDTLFERLLAGRGFEFTSYHVEAMAFPASVHDAEGWLLTGSRHGVYEDHAFIPPLEDFIRRAYAEHVPMVGICFGHQIIAQALGGKVAKHPGGWAIGPQDYDFEGELVTMNAWHQDQVQERPPGATVLASNDFCENAVLAYDDRALTVQAHPEFGDDFIHGLLDHRAKGVVPEPLQDAARARMGGPLHSAGIADRIEHFLKQPRASMAEARRGVA; this is encoded by the coding sequence ATGCGCATCGGCATCCTGAAATGCGGCCAGTCGCCCGAGGTCATTCGCGGCGAACTGGGCGATTACGACACCCTGTTCGAGCGGCTGCTCGCGGGGCGCGGCTTCGAATTCACCAGCTATCACGTCGAGGCGATGGCGTTTCCCGCCTCGGTCCACGACGCCGAGGGCTGGCTGCTGACCGGCTCGCGCCACGGCGTCTATGAAGACCACGCCTTCATCCCGCCGCTCGAGGATTTCATCCGCCGCGCCTATGCCGAGCATGTGCCAATGGTCGGCATCTGCTTCGGCCACCAGATCATCGCCCAGGCCTTGGGCGGCAAGGTCGCGAAGCATCCCGGCGGCTGGGCCATCGGCCCGCAGGACTATGATTTCGAAGGCGAGCTTGTCACCATGAACGCCTGGCACCAGGACCAGGTGCAGGAGAGGCCGCCGGGCGCGACGGTGCTGGCCAGCAATGATTTCTGCGAGAATGCCGTGCTGGCCTATGACGATCGTGCCCTGACCGTGCAGGCGCATCCCGAATTCGGCGACGATTTCATCCATGGGCTACTCGACCACCGCGCCAAGGGGGTGGTGCCCGAGCCCTTGCAGGACGCCGCGCGGGCGCGCATGGGCGGGCCGTTGCATTCCGCCGGCATCGCCGACCGCATCGAGCATTTCCTGAAACAGCCCCGCGCCAGCATGGCCGAAGCCCGGCGGGGTGTCGCATGA